The following are encoded together in the Parabacteroides chongii genome:
- a CDS encoding SusC/RagA family TonB-linked outer membrane protein — protein sequence MKRENFRGMKNWNVAFALLFLFSAAPSKADTGKGLTTSNPTIKESAGMPVSQQNERTIKGVVKDVTGETVIGANVSVVGTTIGTVTDVDGNFSLKVPAGATLKISFIGYKDVDVKITNQQTLDIVLQDDSQALDEVVVVGFGSQKKVNVTGAVSMVKAEALADRPVANVSQALQGVVPGLNFSVPMGGGELDNEMKFNIRGSGSIGSGSNASPLVLIDGMEGDMNTINPQDIENISILKDAAASSIYGSRAPFGVILITTKSGKSGRVTINYNNNIRFSDPLKVPEMMNSYDFARYFNAAAANGGQQAVFNQESLDRIVAYQKGEITAGTVANNGNWQEYGGANANTDWFGEHYRHWSPSHEHNISVSGGNEKVNYMVSGNFMDQRGMLKHSDDSYKRFSLNAKLGAEITKYIRMNYTSRWVRNDYDKSYYQTGLFFHNLARRWPTIPVTDPNGHYMPGSEIIQLEDGGRDNKSTDYLTQQMQLVIEPIKNWKITAEGNFRTENMNREYGVLPVYNYNEKNEPQLMKFDESHGPGITEFNKSTNKRNYFTMNFFTDYFYQTENGHYFKGMVGFNAELNKFNSMWGSRQGLISPTVPYLTTATTNMKNGGEKNEWSTAGFFGRLNYNYKERYMAEVNMRYDGTSRFLDDQRWGFFPSFSVGWNIAREDFWGNWSDYVNEFKLRGSWGELGNQNTTDIYPFFPSMDIGAGNGDWLVNGAQPTTAKMPGLVSSLMTWETVRSWNIGLDFGALNNRLTGSFDYFKRQTLDMVGPAPELPVTLGADVPKINNADMESYGFDLELSWRDRIGKVSYGVKAIMSDARQKITRYPNETMKYSTWYAGKMDGEIWGFKTIGIAKTQEEMDAHLAKVDQSALGKNWGAGDIMYADINGDGKVDEGAGQVGDSGDKKVIGNNTPRYNYGITLDASWNGFDISAFFQGVGKRDVEVGGPYFWGAVGGMWQSAGFVDHLDYFRPEGDEMGANLDAYYPRPLFGNDATRNQKTQTGYLQNGAYIRMKNIQLGYTFPKQWISKIGLQSFRVYISGDNLFTITKMAKMFDPETVSGRTWWDTNNTEPDNLDNNGKVYPLSKVISFGINVNF from the coding sequence ATGAAGAGAGAGAATTTCCGGGGAATGAAAAACTGGAATGTGGCGTTTGCACTTCTTTTTTTATTTTCTGCCGCTCCATCAAAAGCGGACACAGGAAAAGGTTTGACAACCTCAAATCCTACTATTAAAGAAAGTGCCGGCATGCCGGTTAGCCAACAAAACGAACGCACTATCAAAGGTGTAGTAAAAGATGTTACCGGTGAAACGGTTATCGGAGCCAACGTATCTGTCGTTGGCACAACCATCGGAACTGTAACCGATGTGGATGGTAATTTCTCATTGAAAGTACCTGCAGGAGCTACCTTGAAGATTTCATTTATCGGTTATAAGGATGTAGATGTAAAGATCACCAACCAGCAAACATTGGATATCGTTTTGCAGGACGACTCACAAGCTTTGGATGAAGTCGTTGTGGTTGGTTTCGGTTCACAGAAGAAAGTGAATGTAACCGGTGCCGTAAGTATGGTAAAAGCAGAAGCACTGGCTGATCGTCCTGTTGCCAATGTGAGCCAGGCTTTGCAAGGTGTTGTACCGGGTTTGAACTTCTCAGTGCCTATGGGAGGAGGAGAGTTGGATAACGAAATGAAATTCAATATTCGTGGTTCCGGTTCGATCGGTTCGGGTTCTAATGCTTCACCATTGGTTTTGATTGATGGTATGGAAGGCGATATGAACACCATTAATCCTCAGGACATCGAAAATATTTCAATTTTGAAAGATGCCGCTGCTTCTTCTATTTACGGTTCACGTGCTCCTTTTGGGGTAATTTTGATTACAACTAAGTCTGGTAAAAGTGGAAGAGTAACAATTAATTACAATAATAATATTCGTTTCTCTGATCCGTTGAAAGTTCCGGAAATGATGAACTCTTACGATTTTGCGCGTTACTTCAATGCTGCAGCAGCCAATGGTGGACAACAAGCAGTGTTCAATCAGGAATCTTTGGATCGTATTGTGGCTTATCAGAAAGGTGAAATTACTGCAGGTACGGTTGCAAATAACGGAAATTGGCAGGAATATGGCGGAGCAAATGCGAATACAGACTGGTTTGGGGAGCATTATCGCCATTGGTCTCCATCTCACGAGCACAATATCAGCGTAAGCGGAGGTAACGAAAAGGTTAATTATATGGTATCCGGTAACTTTATGGATCAACGCGGTATGTTGAAACATTCAGATGATAGCTACAAGCGTTTCTCCTTAAATGCTAAGTTAGGTGCTGAGATCACAAAGTATATCCGTATGAATTATACTTCCCGTTGGGTACGCAATGACTATGATAAATCATACTATCAGACAGGTTTATTCTTTCACAACCTTGCACGTCGCTGGCCGACTATTCCGGTAACAGATCCGAATGGTCATTATATGCCAGGTAGCGAAATTATACAGTTGGAAGATGGCGGACGTGATAATAAGTCAACCGATTATCTGACTCAGCAGATGCAGTTAGTAATCGAACCGATCAAGAATTGGAAAATCACTGCGGAAGGAAACTTCCGTACGGAAAATATGAATCGTGAATATGGTGTCTTACCGGTTTATAATTATAATGAAAAAAATGAACCTCAACTGATGAAGTTTGATGAAAGTCATGGTCCTGGTATTACTGAATTCAATAAATCGACGAATAAGCGTAATTACTTTACGATGAACTTCTTTACCGATTACTTCTATCAAACAGAAAACGGACATTATTTTAAAGGCATGGTCGGTTTCAATGCTGAATTGAATAAATTCAATAGTATGTGGGGATCACGTCAAGGCTTGATTTCTCCTACAGTACCGTATCTGACTACAGCTACAACTAATATGAAAAATGGCGGAGAAAAGAATGAATGGTCTACTGCCGGTTTCTTTGGGCGTTTGAACTACAACTATAAAGAGCGGTATATGGCCGAAGTCAATATGCGTTATGATGGGACATCACGTTTCCTTGACGACCAGCGCTGGGGATTCTTTCCTTCGTTCTCTGTCGGTTGGAATATCGCACGTGAAGATTTCTGGGGAAATTGGTCCGATTATGTAAACGAATTCAAGCTTCGCGGATCTTGGGGTGAATTGGGAAACCAGAATACAACCGATATTTATCCTTTCTTCCCGTCAATGGATATAGGTGCAGGTAATGGTGACTGGTTGGTTAACGGAGCACAACCGACCACTGCTAAGATGCCGGGATTGGTTAGTAGCTTAATGACTTGGGAAACTGTTCGTTCATGGAATATAGGTTTGGACTTCGGTGCTTTGAATAACCGTTTGACTGGATCGTTCGATTATTTTAAACGTCAGACACTCGATATGGTTGGACCTGCTCCTGAGCTTCCTGTTACATTAGGTGCAGATGTTCCGAAGATTAATAATGCTGATATGGAATCTTATGGTTTCGACTTGGAACTTTCCTGGCGTGATCGTATCGGTAAGGTTAGTTACGGTGTAAAGGCAATTATGTCGGATGCTCGTCAAAAAATCACACGTTATCCGAATGAAACAATGAAGTATAGTACTTGGTATGCAGGTAAAATGGATGGTGAAATCTGGGGATTTAAGACTATCGGTATCGCAAAAACTCAGGAAGAAATGGATGCTCATCTAGCTAAAGTAGATCAAAGTGCATTGGGTAAGAATTGGGGTGCAGGTGATATTATGTATGCCGATATTAACGGAGATGGAAAGGTTGACGAAGGTGCCGGTCAGGTTGGTGACTCTGGTGATAAGAAAGTCATCGGTAATAATACGCCGAGATACAACTATGGTATTACCTTGGATGCATCCTGGAATGGTTTTGATATCAGTGCTTTCTTCCAGGGAGTTGGTAAACGCGACGTAGAAGTCGGCGGACCTTATTTCTGGGGTGCAGTAGGAGGTATGTGGCAATCTGCCGGTTTTGTAGATCACCTGGATTATTTCCGTCCGGAAGGTGATGAAATGGGAGCTAACCTGGATGCTTATTATCCTCGCCCATTGTTTGGTAACGATGCAACCCGTAACCAGAAGACTCAAACAGGTTATTTGCAGAATGGAGCTTATATCCGTATGAAGAATATCCAATTGGGTTATACCTTCCCGAAACAATGGATAAGTAAGATCGGACTTCAATCTTTCCGTGTATATATTTCAGGAGATAACTTGTTTACAATCACGAAAATGGCGAAGATGTTTGATCCGGAAACCGTATCAGGTAGAACCTGGTGGGACACAAACAATACAGAACCGGATAACTTAGATAATAATGGTAAAGTATATCCATTATCTAAAGTAATTTCTTTTGGTATTAACGTTAATTTCTAA
- a CDS encoding HU family DNA-binding protein has product MAILIKAIQRANPRDKNAPKKWYAVQNSTGLVSETKVAELIADETTLNPSEALMSIRQLRKIIQRLMADGHSVKLGDWGTFYPSLNSSGKGKKEDLKATDINCVNINFQPGEELKAAMQKVEFVWIDKLVEGKTNTGGGSGEDDRPVIE; this is encoded by the coding sequence ATGGCTATATTAATCAAAGCAATCCAGCGTGCTAATCCGCGGGATAAGAACGCTCCGAAGAAATGGTATGCCGTTCAGAACTCTACCGGGTTGGTTTCGGAAACGAAGGTGGCTGAACTTATTGCCGATGAGACGACTCTGAATCCGTCGGAAGCGTTGATGTCTATCCGCCAGCTTCGGAAAATAATCCAACGTTTGATGGCAGACGGACATAGTGTGAAACTCGGTGATTGGGGTACATTTTATCCTTCCCTTAATAGTAGCGGAAAGGGGAAGAAAGAAGATTTGAAGGCTACGGATATTAATTGTGTAAATATTAATTTTCAGCCCGGAGAAGAGTTAAAAGCTGCTATGCAGAAAGTGGAATTTGTATGGATTGACAAACTGGTTGAAGGTAAAACGAATACTGGTGGCGGTTCAGGCGAAGACGACCGTCCGGTTATTGAATGA
- a CDS encoding helix-turn-helix domain-containing protein gives MEEMKFYTLDEIEDKHIGVKGTPKRDKYEDELHSFLIGEAIKQARQSKNLTQDELGKLIGVQRAQISRIENGKNLTFSTIAKVFKAMGISVRLEIGNLGKVALW, from the coding sequence ATGGAAGAAATGAAATTTTATACTCTTGATGAGATAGAGGATAAACATATAGGGGTAAAAGGAACTCCCAAGCGAGATAAGTATGAAGATGAATTACATTCATTTCTTATAGGTGAAGCGATTAAGCAAGCCCGACAATCAAAGAATCTTACGCAAGATGAATTGGGAAAGTTAATAGGCGTACAGAGAGCACAAATTTCCCGAATAGAGAACGGTAAAAATCTGACATTTTCTACTATAGCCAAGGTCTTTAAGGCAATGGGGATAAGTGTCAGATTAGAAATTGGTAACTTAGGTAAAGTTGCTTTGTGGTAA
- a CDS encoding type II toxin-antitoxin system RelE/ParE family toxin — protein sequence MEAKEKFKVILSKEADDFLSKLDLKIKDKVIYNIRKSTYIIDSELFKKLDDTEIWEFRTHYNKIQYRLLAFWDKTSDVDTLVIATHGFIKKTQKTPQKEIIRAEEIRKIYFNSKK from the coding sequence ATGGAAGCAAAAGAAAAATTTAAAGTAATATTATCTAAAGAAGCGGACGACTTTCTAAGTAAGCTAGATTTGAAAATAAAAGATAAGGTAATCTATAATATTCGAAAATCAACTTATATTATAGATTCCGAACTGTTTAAGAAATTAGATGATACGGAGATATGGGAATTTAGAACACACTATAACAAAATTCAATATCGCTTGTTAGCATTTTGGGATAAGACCAGTGATGTAGATACTTTAGTGATAGCTACACATGGTTTCATAAAGAAAACTCAAAAGACTCCTCAGAAAGAAATAATAAGAGCAGAAGAAATAAGGAAAATATATTTTAACTCTAAAAAATAA
- a CDS encoding RagB/SusD family nutrient uptake outer membrane protein — translation MKQNIKNLIALSCMLTGSLMLGSCNDFLDKEPLDKVTATSYFNSDADLASFTIKQYDLFPIGKDQWNMGPAALGDNNTDNQANAASETKYWEPGQWRVRENEEKSDLDKQEWRFTRIRAFNFFFEEVEAKLAAGTIAGTETNINHYIGEAHFLRAYEYFTLLKRFGDFPIIEGVLKDEKEELVAASQRKPRNVVARYILSELDKAIELLSDNPSGGKNRITRDAALLFKSRVALYEATFETYHRGTPRVPGEPGWPGANMPYNSGFSIDLNQEIAFFTDQAMAAAKAVADNHPLTVNSGNTDPGTGQTAGWNPYFEMFGDKDMSKYDEVIMWRDYDASLNVANAVSVYCYNGSNTGLTRGYVGTFLMKNGLPVYASGSGYTGEDETLDKVKLNRDERLQLFMVSEHSRRSVFVPTDSASAFFGAPNIVDLEEVRKVTGFHIRKGLNYVYDPGTLGGQMSQDGGQVIFRAVEAYLNYIEASCLKNNGASIDGTAAQYWKSIRKRAGIDEDYMKTVSATDFSKEDDWAVYSGGTQVTPLMYNIRRERRSEFVAEGFRMDDLKRWRALDQVKNYIIEGCNFWDEMYKDKLFFDEEKGESKLIPAGTPGKTPNVSSREKSGKYLRPYQVIEKNNGLYNGYNWMKANYLDPICINHFRISATDVKDISTSPIYQNPYWPTEPNQSQLE, via the coding sequence ATGAAACAAAATATAAAAAATCTTATTGCACTATCGTGCATGTTGACGGGTTCATTGATGCTGGGGAGTTGTAATGATTTTCTGGATAAGGAACCGTTGGATAAGGTAACGGCAACTTCCTACTTTAATTCGGATGCGGACCTGGCTTCTTTCACGATTAAACAGTATGATCTGTTTCCAATTGGAAAAGATCAGTGGAATATGGGACCGGCTGCTTTAGGTGACAATAATACGGATAATCAGGCAAACGCTGCCAGTGAAACTAAATATTGGGAACCGGGTCAGTGGCGTGTCAGAGAAAATGAAGAAAAATCAGATCTGGATAAACAGGAATGGCGTTTTACCCGCATCCGTGCATTCAACTTCTTTTTTGAGGAAGTAGAGGCTAAACTGGCAGCCGGTACTATTGCTGGAACAGAAACAAATATCAACCATTATATCGGTGAAGCTCATTTTCTTCGTGCCTACGAATATTTCACATTGTTGAAACGTTTCGGTGATTTCCCTATTATAGAAGGTGTCTTGAAGGATGAAAAAGAGGAACTGGTTGCAGCCAGCCAGCGTAAACCTCGTAATGTGGTGGCCCGTTATATTCTTTCCGAGTTAGATAAAGCGATTGAATTACTGTCGGATAATCCTTCAGGAGGAAAAAATCGTATCACTCGTGATGCCGCTTTGTTATTTAAGTCACGTGTCGCTTTGTATGAAGCTACATTTGAAACTTATCACCGCGGAACACCTCGTGTACCGGGTGAACCAGGATGGCCAGGTGCTAATATGCCTTATAATTCTGGCTTTTCTATTGATTTAAATCAGGAGATTGCTTTCTTTACCGATCAGGCTATGGCTGCAGCTAAGGCTGTGGCAGACAATCATCCGCTGACAGTTAATTCAGGAAATACCGATCCGGGAACAGGACAAACTGCGGGGTGGAACCCCTATTTCGAGATGTTTGGTGATAAGGATATGAGCAAGTACGACGAAGTAATCATGTGGCGTGATTATGATGCTTCGCTAAATGTAGCCAATGCCGTGTCTGTATATTGTTATAATGGAAGTAATACCGGTTTGACACGCGGTTATGTCGGGACATTCCTAATGAAGAATGGTCTTCCTGTTTACGCCAGCGGTTCAGGTTATACCGGCGAAGATGAAACCTTAGATAAGGTGAAGCTTAATCGTGATGAACGTTTGCAATTATTTATGGTATCTGAACATTCCCGTAGAAGTGTTTTTGTTCCGACTGATTCCGCTTCTGCATTCTTTGGTGCACCGAATATTGTAGACCTTGAGGAAGTTCGTAAAGTGACAGGTTTTCATATTCGTAAAGGTTTAAACTATGTTTACGATCCGGGTACACTAGGTGGACAGATGTCGCAGGATGGTGGTCAGGTAATATTCCGTGCTGTTGAAGCTTACCTGAACTATATCGAAGCATCCTGTTTGAAAAACAATGGTGCATCGATTGATGGAACAGCAGCTCAGTACTGGAAAAGTATTCGTAAAAGAGCAGGTATAGATGAAGATTATATGAAAACTGTTTCGGCTACCGATTTTTCAAAAGAAGATGATTGGGCTGTTTATTCCGGAGGTACTCAGGTTACTCCTTTGATGTATAACATTCGTCGTGAACGTCGTTCTGAATTTGTTGCAGAAGGTTTCCGTATGGATGACCTGAAACGTTGGAGAGCCCTTGACCAGGTAAAGAATTATATTATAGAAGGATGTAATTTCTGGGATGAGATGTACAAGGATAAGTTATTCTTTGATGAAGAAAAAGGTGAAAGTAAACTAATCCCTGCCGGAACTCCAGGCAAGACACCGAATGTCTCAAGTAGAGAAAAGAGTGGTAAATATCTCCGTCCGTATCAGGTGATTGAAAAGAATAATGGTTTGTATAATGGTTATAACTGGATGAAAGCTAACTATTTGGATCCGATTTGTATTAATCATTTCCGTATTTCGGCTACAGATGTGAAAGATATATCGACTTCGCCGATCTATCAAAATCCGTACTGGCCTACGGAACCGAACCAGTCACAGTTAGAATAA
- a CDS encoding glycoside hydrolase family 2 TIM barrel-domain containing protein has product MKKTLLSIFALCCLGFTQAVSGATDNNLPEWQSQYAIGQNKLAPHAYVWPFENEKALSERDHESSPWYQTLNGKWKFHWTKNPDNRPKDFYKPSFYTGSWADINVPGNWERQGYGTAIYVNETYEFDDPMFNFKKNPPLVPYAENEVGSYRRTFTIPKTWDGRRVVLCCEGVISFYYIWVNGEKIGYNQGSKTPAEWDITDLLQPGENTVALEVYRWSSGSYLECQDMWRLSGIERSVYLYSTPKQYIADYKVISTLDKDTYKNGIFNLDVQIAGKANPGSRITYRLKDTDGKTVLKEEADIPAGENNRIAFKEATLPGVNPWSAEHPNLYTLVLSLKDAGGKETELTGCRVGFRTSEIKNGRFCVNGVPTLVKGTNRHEHSQLGRTVSRELMLKDISLMKQHNINTVRNSHYPTDPLWYDLCDEYGLYMIDEANIESHGMGYGPESLAKDSTWLPAHMDRTQRMYERSKNHPCIVIWSLGNEAGNGINFERTYDWLKSVEKTRPVQYERAEQNYNTDIYCRMYRSVDVIKEYLNQKEPKIYRPFILCEYVHAMGNSVGGLKEYWDVFENEPMAQGGCVWDWVDQSFREIDKDGNWYWSYGGDYGPKGIPSFDNFCTNGLVNADREPHPHLNEVKKVYQYIKTKLTDERNLTLSVKNWYDFSNLNEYTLHWQLITDNGQIIRQGTETVDCLPHETTTLTLGKTSLPKNCKEVFLNLSWTPKQAHPFIPLTHEVAYDQFVLTANKNYRPNYPSFQASALKQNGNTFSNNRVNISFSPETGAMTSYKLDGKELLSTPMTISLYRPITDNDNRDRNGARLWKAAGLDKLTQQATSFRTGKNSVQTTLALLSDKGETVGTATQHYHITPDGMVKVATTLTPDTAIVKSLARIGLTFEMPSEYAQVSYLGRTGETYVDRIQSGRIAIDHTDAERMFHQYVKPQSTGNRTDMRWAEISNEAGNGLYVTASRPWQFSIVPFTDSNIDASTHINQLKRSGTVTVHLDAVQAGVGTATCGPGVLPQYLVPVEETTFEFVIRPMK; this is encoded by the coding sequence ATGAAGAAAACTCTGTTATCTATTTTTGCTCTGTGCTGCCTGGGATTCACCCAGGCAGTTTCAGGCGCAACAGACAACAACCTGCCTGAATGGCAAAGCCAGTACGCAATCGGTCAGAACAAACTGGCCCCTCACGCCTACGTCTGGCCTTTCGAGAACGAAAAAGCCCTCTCCGAACGCGATCACGAGTCGTCCCCCTGGTATCAGACCCTGAACGGGAAATGGAAATTCCACTGGACAAAGAACCCCGACAACCGTCCGAAGGATTTCTACAAACCCTCATTCTACACCGGCAGCTGGGCCGACATCAACGTCCCCGGCAACTGGGAACGCCAAGGCTACGGAACGGCTATCTATGTGAATGAGACCTACGAGTTCGACGATCCGATGTTCAACTTCAAGAAAAATCCGCCTCTCGTCCCTTATGCCGAGAACGAAGTCGGCTCTTACCGTCGCACCTTCACCATTCCGAAGACATGGGACGGCCGTCGCGTCGTTCTCTGTTGCGAAGGCGTTATCTCCTTCTATTATATATGGGTCAATGGAGAAAAGATAGGCTACAACCAAGGTTCGAAAACACCCGCCGAATGGGATATCACCGACCTGCTGCAACCGGGTGAAAACACCGTCGCATTGGAAGTGTACCGCTGGAGTTCCGGCTCGTATCTGGAATGCCAGGACATGTGGCGATTGAGCGGTATCGAACGCAGCGTCTACCTATACAGCACGCCTAAGCAATATATTGCCGATTACAAAGTAATCTCCACCCTCGACAAGGACACCTATAAAAACGGTATCTTCAACCTCGACGTTCAGATTGCAGGCAAAGCCAATCCCGGCTCCCGCATCACTTATCGACTGAAAGATACCGATGGCAAAACCGTCCTGAAAGAAGAAGCCGACATCCCTGCCGGAGAAAATAACCGCATCGCTTTCAAAGAAGCGACCCTTCCCGGAGTCAACCCCTGGAGCGCGGAACATCCCAACCTCTACACCCTTGTCCTCTCGCTGAAAGATGCCGGTGGAAAAGAAACGGAACTGACCGGATGCCGCGTAGGTTTCCGTACCTCCGAGATCAAAAACGGCCGGTTCTGCGTAAACGGCGTACCGACATTGGTCAAAGGAACCAACCGCCACGAACATTCACAACTAGGTCGCACTGTGAGCCGCGAACTGATGCTGAAAGATATCAGCCTGATGAAACAGCATAATATCAACACCGTCCGCAACTCCCACTACCCCACCGATCCGCTGTGGTACGACCTCTGCGACGAATACGGCTTGTATATGATCGACGAAGCCAATATCGAATCGCACGGCATGGGATACGGTCCCGAGTCGCTGGCAAAAGACAGCACCTGGCTGCCGGCACACATGGATCGTACGCAACGCATGTACGAACGTTCCAAGAACCACCCCTGCATCGTGATCTGGTCGCTCGGTAACGAAGCCGGCAACGGTATCAACTTCGAACGTACATACGACTGGTTGAAATCGGTCGAAAAGACACGTCCCGTCCAGTACGAACGTGCCGAACAGAACTACAACACCGACATCTACTGCCGCATGTACCGCAGCGTAGACGTTATCAAGGAATATCTGAACCAGAAAGAGCCGAAAATCTACCGCCCTTTCATCCTCTGCGAATACGTGCACGCGATGGGTAACAGCGTAGGCGGCCTGAAAGAATACTGGGACGTATTCGAAAACGAACCGATGGCACAAGGCGGCTGTGTATGGGATTGGGTGGACCAGTCGTTCCGCGAAATCGACAAGGACGGCAACTGGTACTGGTCGTACGGTGGCGATTACGGCCCTAAAGGTATCCCCAGCTTCGACAACTTCTGTACGAACGGCCTGGTAAATGCCGACCGCGAACCGCATCCGCATCTGAACGAAGTGAAAAAAGTCTACCAGTATATCAAAACAAAACTGACGGACGAACGTAACCTGACCCTTTCCGTCAAAAACTGGTACGACTTCAGCAACCTGAACGAATATACCCTCCACTGGCAACTGATAACCGACAACGGCCAGATCATACGCCAGGGAACGGAAACCGTCGACTGTCTCCCGCATGAAACGACCACGCTCACACTGGGAAAAACCTCCCTGCCGAAAAACTGCAAAGAGGTATTCCTCAACCTGAGCTGGACACCCAAACAGGCACATCCGTTCATCCCGTTGACACACGAAGTAGCTTACGACCAGTTCGTCCTGACAGCCAACAAAAACTACCGGCCGAACTACCCGTCATTCCAGGCTTCCGCCCTGAAACAGAACGGCAACACATTCAGCAACAATCGTGTAAATATCTCCTTCTCACCGGAAACAGGTGCGATGACCTCTTACAAGCTCGACGGAAAAGAACTGCTTTCAACCCCGATGACGATCAGCCTCTACCGTCCGATCACCGACAACGACAACCGCGACCGTAACGGTGCACGTCTGTGGAAAGCCGCCGGACTGGATAAGCTCACCCAGCAGGCAACCTCTTTCCGCACAGGAAAGAACAGTGTGCAGACAACGCTGGCACTACTAAGTGACAAAGGCGAGACAGTAGGGACAGCCACGCAGCACTACCATATCACCCCCGACGGCATGGTAAAGGTAGCAACGACCCTTACCCCTGATACCGCCATCGTCAAGTCGCTGGCACGTATCGGACTGACTTTCGAGATGCCTTCCGAATACGCACAGGTATCCTATCTGGGACGTACCGGTGAAACCTACGTTGACCGTATCCAAAGTGGACGCATCGCCATCGATCATACGGATGCCGAGCGGATGTTCCACCAGTACGTCAAGCCGCAGTCGACCGGCAACCGCACGGACATGCGTTGGGCGGAGATCAGCAACGAGGCAGGCAACGGACTGTACGTCACGGCATCACGCCCCTGGCAGTTCAGTATCGTTCCTTTCACCGACAGTAACATTGACGCTTCCACCCATATCAACCAACTGAAAAGAAGCGGTACCGTAACCGTCCATCTGGATGCCGTACAGGCCGGTGTCGGTACAGCTACCTGCGGACCGGGTGTATTGCCGCAATATCTGGTTCCAGTAGAAGAGACAACGTTCGAGTTTGTTATTCGCCCAATGAAATAA